A single genomic interval of Aureliella helgolandensis harbors:
- a CDS encoding coiled-coil domain-containing protein: MDMIRQQARLAKRRLTVTRFLGFLPWTMLIAACVVCGGLALPKLMYLPVDSNLWLGIWCGTCITMAFITTAILTYLGRPSLSEAAAEIDTRFALRERISSAVALPTKDQSTQLGQALLKDANQHAEKIDIRDRFSWGFRRQLLLPVLPALLVGLLCYLPNREPPTPLVSSTEISLTQVKKSTQSLLEQVQKKRTQAEKEGLESAVDTYKKLEGELAELQKNTKLDTKQSLAKLNDIKQQISDRRRELGSAENLRKNLKNLEKLDSGPGEKLADAMQQGDFNKAQEALEQLAQKMQAGQMSPTEQKQLQKQLEQLQKAMNEAAATNEAGKQALQQQIEQATAAGDMQQVAQLQRTLEQAQAQDANRAQMQEMAEMLSQASQSMQSGDMQAAQDALQEMASQMQAMNQSDAELQDLDELMDSLAQSKSQMMCKACSGDGCSACMGSSSGQTPGKGLGEGRGEGDRPEEETDTDFFDSRVRDPMKVGETVYGGKVGGENRKGQTQVEVQEAVLTAIAEQPDPLDDTPLPKLQAEHTRNYYDSIRDGKP, from the coding sequence ATGGATATGATTCGACAACAGGCACGCTTGGCCAAACGTCGCTTAACCGTCACTCGCTTCCTCGGCTTTCTCCCCTGGACAATGCTGATTGCCGCTTGTGTGGTGTGCGGTGGCTTAGCACTTCCCAAACTCATGTACTTGCCCGTCGATTCCAATCTTTGGTTGGGAATTTGGTGCGGCACCTGCATAACGATGGCGTTCATCACCACCGCCATTCTGACCTACCTAGGACGCCCCAGCCTCTCCGAAGCGGCTGCTGAAATCGATACGCGATTTGCGCTGCGCGAGCGAATCTCAAGTGCCGTGGCACTCCCGACAAAAGATCAATCCACGCAACTTGGACAAGCACTGCTCAAAGACGCCAACCAGCACGCCGAGAAAATTGACATTCGCGACCGCTTTTCCTGGGGCTTCCGTCGCCAATTACTGCTCCCTGTCCTCCCCGCACTGCTCGTCGGACTGCTGTGCTATCTGCCCAACCGGGAGCCCCCCACGCCCCTAGTGAGTTCTACGGAAATTTCGCTGACGCAAGTCAAAAAATCGACCCAATCGCTGCTGGAACAAGTCCAGAAGAAACGCACGCAAGCGGAAAAGGAAGGGCTAGAATCAGCTGTCGACACCTACAAGAAACTGGAAGGCGAACTGGCGGAACTCCAGAAGAACACCAAACTGGATACCAAACAGTCCCTGGCCAAACTCAATGACATTAAGCAGCAGATCAGCGACCGACGCCGGGAACTGGGCTCCGCGGAGAACCTCAGAAAGAACTTGAAGAATCTGGAAAAACTCGACTCTGGGCCGGGTGAGAAACTGGCCGACGCCATGCAACAGGGCGATTTCAATAAAGCCCAAGAGGCCTTGGAGCAGCTAGCCCAGAAAATGCAAGCTGGACAGATGAGCCCCACGGAACAAAAGCAACTTCAGAAGCAACTCGAACAATTGCAAAAAGCCATGAATGAGGCTGCCGCTACGAATGAGGCTGGCAAGCAGGCTCTTCAGCAGCAAATCGAACAAGCCACTGCCGCTGGCGACATGCAACAGGTCGCGCAACTGCAACGCACACTGGAACAGGCGCAGGCTCAAGACGCCAATCGGGCGCAGATGCAAGAGATGGCCGAAATGCTATCCCAGGCTTCGCAGTCGATGCAATCGGGCGACATGCAAGCCGCCCAGGATGCCCTGCAAGAAATGGCCAGCCAAATGCAAGCCATGAACCAATCCGACGCGGAACTGCAAGATCTCGATGAATTGATGGATAGCCTCGCTCAAAGCAAATCCCAAATGATGTGCAAAGCCTGCAGCGGTGATGGCTGCTCCGCATGCATGGGCTCGTCTTCAGGACAAACTCCAGGTAAAGGACTGGGCGAAGGTCGCGGGGAGGGAGATCGCCCCGAAGAAGAAACCGACACCGACTTCTTCGATTCCAGAGTTCGCGACCCCATGAAGGTCGGAGAAACCGTCTATGGCGGAAAAGTGGGTGGAGAAAACCGTAAGGGACAGACGCAAGTGGAAGTCCAGGAAGCGGTCTTGACCGCCATCGCAGAACAACCCGATCCACTGGATGACACCCCGCTGCCTAAATTGCA
- the pyrH gene encoding UMP kinase has protein sequence MEEASETTPRYRRVILKLSGESLCRPGERGISMEEVGVIASQIVQAHALGCQIGVVVGGGNILRGAQFTSTSGSKIEEATAHYMGMLATVINAMALQAGLESLGCNTRVMSAIKMDGVCEQFIRRRAIRHMEKGRIVVLAAGTGSPFVTTDTAAAQRALELGADIVLKATRVDGVYSEDPEKNPHAVLYRELDYETVIGQNLRVMDGTAISQCREHGMPVLVFNFKKDGNIVKAVSGGRVGTRIVARVEGGSFPKT, from the coding sequence ATGGAAGAAGCATCCGAAACCACACCTCGCTATCGCCGCGTCATCCTAAAGCTGTCCGGGGAAAGCCTATGTCGCCCCGGAGAACGCGGGATCAGCATGGAGGAAGTCGGCGTGATTGCCAGCCAAATTGTGCAGGCGCACGCCTTGGGCTGTCAGATCGGTGTTGTCGTTGGGGGGGGGAACATTCTGCGGGGAGCCCAGTTCACCTCGACGAGTGGTTCGAAGATCGAAGAGGCGACGGCCCACTACATGGGCATGTTGGCCACCGTTATCAATGCCATGGCCCTCCAAGCGGGATTGGAGTCCTTGGGGTGCAATACCCGCGTGATGTCTGCCATAAAAATGGACGGGGTCTGCGAGCAGTTTATCCGTCGTCGAGCGATCCGCCATATGGAGAAGGGGCGAATTGTCGTGTTAGCGGCTGGTACGGGTAGCCCCTTCGTAACGACCGATACGGCAGCGGCCCAACGGGCTCTAGAACTGGGGGCCGACATCGTGTTGAAAGCCACGCGTGTCGATGGTGTTTACAGCGAAGATCCCGAGAAGAATCCGCACGCAGTGCTCTACCGCGAGCTCGATTATGAAACGGTGATTGGACAGAATTTGAGGGTGATGGACGGGACCGCAATATCGCAATGTCGCGAGCACGGCATGCCCGTTCTCGTCTTCAATTTCAAGAAAGACGGAAATATCGTCAAGGCCGTCTCCGGTGGTCGCGTGGGAACACGCATTGTAGCTCGGGTCGAAGGGGGAAGTTTTCCCAAAACCTAA
- the frr gene encoding ribosome recycling factor translates to MSVDVVLVDAEERMEKATSVLKHSLSGIRTGRATPGLVDSVRVEAYGSQSPLKQLASIGAPEPNQLVIRPFDATTIKDIEKAIVASDLGLNPQNDGKIIRINIPPLSTDVRKKMVARIKELAEECKIAIRSIRRDANKVIDTAEKDKAISEDDRDKLKEEVQELTKKFEAEATESAKHREADVMEE, encoded by the coding sequence ATGAGTGTAGACGTAGTATTAGTCGATGCAGAAGAGCGTATGGAAAAGGCTACTAGCGTACTGAAACATTCGCTGAGTGGCATTCGAACGGGTCGGGCAACGCCCGGATTAGTGGATAGTGTGCGCGTTGAAGCTTACGGATCGCAGAGCCCCTTGAAGCAACTGGCTTCCATCGGTGCTCCGGAGCCTAACCAACTGGTCATCCGGCCCTTTGACGCGACCACGATCAAAGATATTGAAAAAGCGATTGTGGCCAGCGATTTAGGGCTAAACCCTCAAAATGATGGTAAGATTATTCGCATCAACATTCCTCCGCTCAGCACCGATGTGCGGAAGAAGATGGTCGCGCGAATCAAGGAATTGGCCGAAGAGTGTAAGATCGCCATTCGCAGTATTCGCCGCGATGCTAATAAGGTGATTGATACTGCCGAGAAAGATAAGGCGATTAGCGAAGACGATCGCGACAAGCTCAAGGAAGAAGTCCAAGAGCTGACCAAAAAGTTCGAAGCGGAAGCTACCGAATCCGCCAAACATCGTGAAGCGGATGTGATGGAAGAGTAG